A portion of the Schistocerca piceifrons isolate TAMUIC-IGC-003096 unplaced genomic scaffold, iqSchPice1.1 HiC_scaffold_522, whole genome shotgun sequence genome contains these proteins:
- the LOC124753077 gene encoding charged multivesicular body protein 6-A-like: MGALFGKSKKHVSRVTEQDKAILQLKQQRDKLKQYQKRVESMLEKDRLLARKLLQDGKKERAKLILRKKKFQEQLLEKTDGQLENLQRLVHDLEFAQIEIQVLDGLRAGNEALKKVHDVISVDEVERILEETREGVEKQREIDELLSGALSADDEESVEAELEEIIKEALPDVPEPEDEELELPEVPTDEVERRKEKARAQKVAIEVAQ, from the coding sequence ATGGGTGCTTTGTTTGGTAAAAGTAAAAAACATGTGAGTCGGGTAACGGAGCAGGACAAAGCTATATTGCAGTTAAAACAACAACGAGATAAACTGAAACAGTATCAGAAGAGAGTAGAGTCTATGTTGGAGAAAGATAGACTACTTGCACGGAAACTATTGCAAGACGGTAAAAAGGAACGTGCTAAGCTCATATTACGGAagaaaaagtttcaagaacagctTCTCGAAAAAACAGACGGGCAATTGGAAAACCTTCAGAGGCTTGTCCATGATTTGGAGTTCGCACAGATAGAGATACAGGTATTAGATGGACTTAGAGCCGGCAacgaggcgctgaaaaaagtacaCGACGTTATCAGCGTTGATGAGGTTGAACGAATTCTTGAAGAAACTCGTGAAGGGGTCGAAAAGCAGCGAGAGATTGACGAACTGTTGAGTGGCGCATTGTCTGCTGACGACGAAGAGTCTGTAGAAGCAGAACTAGAAGAAATAATAAAGGAAGCTCTTCCAGATGTACCCGAACCCGAGGATGAAGAGCTAGAATTACCTGAGGTTCCTACAGATGAagtagaaagaaggaaggagaaaGCAAGAGCCCAGAAGGTAGCCATCGAAGTGGCACAGTAA